cttacactcagagattgtgattcctcatgtacaaactaacacagggaggatgtttgacaaataccttgctgcacaagcttttaatttgtttaaatgcacacaaagaATGATTCCTGATTTGTACATTTTGTGGGTCAAACAAAAGAGGTAGAGAGTGAATTATatgggatgaagaataaaatttcagtgttaatgacaTGAACAGatgaacaaaaagaaagcccaccaccaccaccactatCAAAAGCATTAGAAGGCAGGCTGGAGGCAAAATGAGTTACGCCatgagtgttctgcagaagaaaagatgcaATTTATTGCTTCTCAAAAAACATGGAGttatcatttttctcagggcatccttgagctcctggttcctgaggctgtagatgagggggttcagtgctggaggcatcactgagtacagaactgccaccgccagatccagggatggggaggagatggaggggggcttcaggtaggaaaACACgacagtgctgacaaacagggagaccacggccaagtgagggaggcacgtggaaaaggctttgtgccgtccctgctgagaggggatcctcagcacagccctgaagatctgcacataggagaaaacaatgaaaatgaaacacccAAATATTAAACAGGCACTCATCACAGTGAGCCCGATTTCCCtgcggtagcctgagtgtgagcaggagagcttgaggatggcagggatttcacagaagaactggcccagggcattgccctggcacaggggtaGGGAAAATgtgttggctgtgtgcagcagagcattgagaaatgcagtggcccaggcagctgctgccatgtgggcacaagctctgctgcccaggagggtcccgtagtgcaggggtttgcagatggcaacatagcggtcgtagcacatgatggtgaggatgGAATACTCTGCTCCAAATAAGAATATGAGGAGAAAAACCTGTGtagcacatcctgtgtaggagatggttgtggtgttatggagggaattgtgcatggctttggggacagtggtgcagatgcagcccaggtctgtgagggagaggttgagcaggaagaagcccatgggggtgtgcaggtggtggtcgcaggctactgcactgaggatgaggccgttggccaggagggcagccagggagatggccaggaagagccagaagtgcaggagctgcagctcccgcctgtctgggagcgccaggaggaggaactgggtgagggagctgctgttggacattcGTTGTTTCTTAGCATAGGgcctgttcagaaaaggaaaggacagggaacagTTAAAACAGACCTCTGTGAAAAAGCAACttcatttctaaaataaatcaatgtgtcaaatgtcaccaaatgcactgccaaggagTCAGTTTTGCTCTGCTCCAAGGGGACATGGAATTTTTTGGTAgagctctcacacacacaagTAATATCAGATGTAAGAGACCTTGAATACAAAAGTTCCATCTCTACACTCATGACTCagaagagctggggctgcagagcagaagcttAGTCTGAGCTTAGAATAATTGTtactgtggtttttatttttgccatCACACCTGGGGAAggttcttttccactgcaggaatcctcatttctatggcccagcacacagtgcccagcagagctccagggaAGGGTCCCCACAGCTGCCTGAACGACCCCTCCCCCAGGCCTTGGGGGCTCTtgccccccactccctgcccagggctctgctgcctggagctgtccctgccagcagctgcttcctgggctcagagctggacactaccagtgctgccagagcccatcccagccctgggggctcaactctgccctgcagagccctcccagcagcacagggcactgcccagaggcatctctgcctgggcaggttctgatggcaatgtcagagcaaccctgaggaggATGGAAAAGTGACACTGGGGTGTCTAAAGGACAGTTTTGATGTCTGATACTCTCAGGTTCAATCCCCTCTAATCTAACAGAGTTCAAGtttcagtgtctcctcctgTGCACAGAGATAGATTTCCCTGTCACAGTCAGCACCCAGACAACCCAAagtataacactgaaagaactggttcATTCTCTTGAAGGTACcccctgtctgtctgtgcctcttgcaaataccttctgggaaatttcctgctttgatcaggagctgtgaccagccctcatccctgcagcccactttggagatcagaaggactctgccctgctctgccctcccaggagttgttccttccccacagcccttctcccccagccccgtggcagctccttggccaggctgagagctgaccctggcaggcagcagagtccctgccccagcacacagagccctgggggcaggaccctgctctgcaccacagccctgggcacccctggctgcacccccaccttcccaccccacagccagccctggcacagggaaccttctggccctgggcctctgatggggcagcagcaagtcctgctctgcagcagcttctcctgctgcaccccagcaaatccagcagagccatcctgacagctcctgccactgctgccatttggcagctgggagaggcacttgcaggaactcacctgcactgctctgcagccagagcctgaccgtggcaaagggctggcaaggttcctgccctgagcagctctgccctgtcctcccaccccaggatcccttgaacctcctgctcccttctcctctctgcctttgctgcctgcagctcctgccctgctctgccatatggccacttcccctgcactgcagcaactgggagagtcctgctgaaagatcccagaagctgtgggatgtgccagctttaggagatgcctccaggaagagaagctgaactttcctacagccagagaattcttccttcaaatcctgggaaggtttctcctgtagtgagagctcagtcaccttccagcccaggctgcctctcatctctctgccttctctcctgtgccctgggtgctgcaggcagtgccctcagccctgctgggctgtgcagaggagctgctcaccagcagagctgtttctttgaagctcttcttccttgccaggagctccctgtgtgccaggagcctggcccagctcagcagcacagcaacagccccaggcagccctttctctgcccctctgggctccctccagctgtccctggggctccagggaaACCTGCTGGCACAtaactgaaggaaataatgatgttccttctctcagttGGGCACAGacacacttctttcagcactgtcatttttccaaacacacacagagttcaagagtccccttttcatgtcccatcattagacaggaaacgCAGACAGTGCCCAGaagggatctccttcacctgcactgagggaagggactcagctgagtcaactgaggtgtctccttgtggctctgcagacctggggccagaaggacactcagctccctccacaacccccatgggctgggattcctcctgccccacttcagtgggcaaaaaacaggcccctgcaggtgactccttgtcccagctcacATGGGAATgaaggaagaccaaagccaggagtgacctgctgggacacaaacccctggttccttctgaggggccagaggtggctgagattcctgctgggaactgcaggctccaatggagcagttcctagggacagggcagcagctgtgggatcttcttggaggctgctgggacattgctttggccaacttcagtggcagaaggggcccacaggtaggacaggggaacctgtcactgttccttctgtccagggcagcccatAGGTgtgttcaggtgaccaaatggagtcaggtggcacagggagagaggtctctctcctgttctttatcagaggtattttctacatgtcttcagagtacaatggcagttgtctcctggacatcccttcactgctgaaccaaattcagggcagctgagcctggactgaacagccaaagaggggcctgtagtgccaggggaggtgccagggctctgcagcacaagtgcagcagctgccatggacagcacagggcctgtgcaggaaccctgtccccattcccagcagttttgggacaggcaccacccagggcttctcagacacattgggtgtatttggggcagggagtgaatcccagccctgcagggacacaaaggctgtcccttctctgcccagccaaggccaggccaggcacgagtccagagcacatcagcccaggctgtccacacttgtttcctccctctgctggctcttctctcccccagcatttcagcagcatgtgctgatctcctcagggatcaggtctgggattttccccctgggcctgagtcccagcacgtccacccccaaggccattgtcagcaaagcctctgcacaccccagctctcggggctttcagagcagctttccccactgcaagtctgttcttaccccggtgcccccgctgaggggctgcagccagacaggccccaatgccctgcgtgtggggcacaggcaggaggagctgcagccccaagtctctcttcattccacttgcaggcaataacagcccaggcctgctgagacagttcccaggttgcagggctgtgatgggttgggagagaaggccaaggagacacaggacagaaagagcaggagagaggtgtcctcagcaggaaggagcttcttggacctgtggagctgctctaggggatgaacaacttgggtgaacttttgtgggtgagggtgagaggagagagtggtttgggtgacACTGTGGAGTGAGAAAAAGAGCCCATTCCAGTTgtctttgataaccctggaattcactggaaaggcaccacgacaggatgcaaagagtcccagaggtttgtgcagggtCTTGGTGAAGACaccccttgggacacaggcctttagagcacagctggcaggtTGGTGGACGACAGGGAGgttcatctgcatctgcttctctccaagaggaaaaagagtttaccatagtaactgactgtagctatgggaatgtatgctggttgccatggta
This Pseudopipra pipra isolate bDixPip1 chromosome W, bDixPip1.hap1, whole genome shotgun sequence DNA region includes the following protein-coding sequences:
- the LOC135405402 gene encoding olfactory receptor 14J1-like, which produces MSNSSSLTQFLLLALPDRRELQLLHFWLFLAISLAALLANGLILSAVACDHHLHTPMGFFLLNLSLTDLGCICTTVPKAMHNSLHNTTTISYTGCATQVFLLIFLFGAEYSILTIMCYDRYVAICKPLHYGTLLGSRACAHMAAAAWATAFLNALLHTANTFSLPLCQGNALGQFFCEIPAILKLSCSHSGYRREIGLTVMSACLIFGCFIFIVFSYVQIFRAVLRIPSQQGRHKAFSTCLPHLAVVSLFVSTVVFSYLKPPSISSPSLDLAVAVLYSVMPPALNPLIYSLRNQELKDALRKMITPCFLRSNKLHLFFCRTLMA